CAATTCCCTCTTGGGCAAACAACTTATCATCTACCGAAAAAAGTTTTGTGATAGTTATCCCCTCATACAATAATCAAAAATGGTATGCCCGCAATCTACAGTCAGTACTTTCGCAAGATTACCCTCATTTTAGGGCAATATACACAGATGATTGCTCTCCGGATAATACAGGAAAACTGGTAGAGGCATACCTCGAACTTAATGACCCTCATAACACAGTAACTCTCGTAAAAAACAAAGTTCGACGAGGAGCTCTTCATAATCTCTATACAATGATCCATTCTTGTGATGATGATGAAATTATCGTTACTCTTGATGGAGATGATTGGTTCCCTGATGAAGATGTACTAACGCGACTGAATACTGTTTACTCATCTAGGGAAATATGGTTGACCTACGGGCAATTTCAGCTGCATCCTTCGGGTATACGCGGTTGGGCATCGCCAATGCCTGATTACATTGTAGAAAACAATGCATTTAGAGATTTTCAACACCTACCTACTCACTTACGTACCTTTTATGCGTGGTTATTCAAAAAAATAAAACTCGAAGATTTATTACATCTAGGTGTATTTTACCCCATGACATGGGATATGGCCATGATGTTTCCTATGATAGAAATGGCAAGCGAACGTCATCAATTTATTCCTGAAATCATGTATACCTACAATGATGAAAACACAATCAGTGACCATCATGTCAGTAGACAATTACAAGCACATTTAGCACAAATCATCAAAAAGAAGAATCGCTACAAACGACTCCCAGATAGACCAACAAAACCCCGACATAACTACGAACTAAAAACAGATGTCATCATTTTTGCGCAAAAACCAAACACACTTATACAACTATTAGAATCTTTAAAAATGTATGTAACAGGAGTTGATCGCACTTTTGTAATGTATAAACCAATGTCACTCTTGGAAACAGACGAATACAATGCTATTAAAACTTTATACCCCACAATAGAATTCTGTCTTATTAGTGATCACAGAAGTAATTTTAGAGATGCACTTTTTGCTCTGTATCAAAAAGCAGAAAATAACTATATCCTTTTTGCCAAAGGTGATGCATTCTTTCAAAAACCATTGTCTCTGAGCACATGCATTAATACTTTACAAGAAACATCTGCATATGCTTTTTACTTTAAACTGAATGCTGAAGATGGTATGCGCAGTTATCAAACACTGCCATTGGTAGAGTATAAGGATACTATTTTCGTATGGAATTTTGCTCTTGCACGCGATAAATGGTCATCTGCCAATTCGCTCGATCTTGTTCTCCATAAAAAAACAGATTTTCTTGCTCAAGCCTTACAAAGTCATTATGACCTCACACCAAACGGATTAGAAGCTGTATGGGCAAATGAGGGAAATCTCGATCGTCTAGGTTTATGTTTTGGTGAAAGCACAATTTTATTACATCTATAAAAAAAGGATTTTATTGAAAAAAAATATATTTTTTTTATTTTTATTCTTACAAAATATATCATATATTCAACCGAATCAGACAAGTCAGTTTAAAGCTGATTTGGTGATTTTTTCATATGATCGCCCTCTGCAACTCTATGCATTACTTGAATCGCTTTATCTGTACACAACTGATATTAATTCAATAGCTGTTGTCTATCGAACAAGTGACGATCGTTATTATGCAGCATTCAATGCTGTAGCCCTACAATTTCCTGATGTACAATTTTTACATCAACAATCTATTCATGATTTTAAAACATTAACACTACAAGCTCTTGAAAGTTCAAGTTCAGACTATGTTGTATTCGCCGTCGACGACAATATCGTAAAAGATACTATTTCACTGAATGAATGTATTGATTGGCTTGAAAAAACAGATGCCTATGGTTTTTATTTAAAACTTGGAACACATCTTGACTATTGTTACATGGAAAATACACCTCAGGCTGTTCCCCCTTACAAACACATTCACAAAAATATTTTGTCATGGGAATTTGAAGCTGGAGAAAAAGATTG
This portion of the Candidatus Babeliales bacterium genome encodes:
- a CDS encoding glycosyltransferase family 2 protein is translated as MKSFTYKKLFLYVLLLLIPIPSWANNLSSTEKSFVIVIPSYNNQKWYARNLQSVLSQDYPHFRAIYTDDCSPDNTGKLVEAYLELNDPHNTVTLVKNKVRRGALHNLYTMIHSCDDDEIIVTLDGDDWFPDEDVLTRLNTVYSSREIWLTYGQFQLHPSGIRGWASPMPDYIVENNAFRDFQHLPTHLRTFYAWLFKKIKLEDLLHLGVFYPMTWDMAMMFPMIEMASERHQFIPEIMYTYNDENTISDHHVSRQLQAHLAQIIKKKNRYKRLPDRPTKPRHNYELKTDVIIFAQKPNTLIQLLESLKMYVTGVDRTFVMYKPMSLLETDEYNAIKTLYPTIEFCLISDHRSNFRDALFALYQKAENNYILFAKGDAFFQKPLSLSTCINTLQETSAYAFYFKLNAEDGMRSYQTLPLVEYKDTIFVWNFALARDKWSSANSLDLVLHKKTDFLAQALQSHYDLTPNGLEAVWANEGNLDRLGLCFGESTILLHL